A window of Populus trichocarpa isolate Nisqually-1 chromosome 17, P.trichocarpa_v4.1, whole genome shotgun sequence genomic DNA:
GTCAATGATTGTAtcggagggagggagggagtgAGTCAGGTGGGGTGAGGGTCTTAACTGCTCTGAAGCAGAAAGTAATTTCAAAAATCCTCAAATTGAATTGCCCCAACACTAGTAAATTACCACTAATTATAGACGCTGTTTTAGCAGACATTCTAAGAATATAGACATTCATACTgttattttctttccaaataaaatattCCTCTTAAtaattccaaacaaatcaaaagggTATTACAGGCAGTCAACTTGAAGAATGAGTCATCTTTCAGGAACCATTCAAACCAACCAGCAACACTCTACCTAATACCTTTAAGACTAGACTGGCCATCAATGATGAATAACATAACCCTCGTCAGACTTTTTACTGACCTCATGAATGCCTTTTGCTTCTATGGCTCCATATTAACCCACCAAGTTGACTCCATATCCTGCATGTCTACAAAAAGACTTGCTACCCCATAATGTCAATCCATGGTCTGGAAAAAAGTATTGAGATTCCAGCTAGATACTTTGGATCTTGCAATCTGTTAGTAGCAATTTAATAGGTTATTTACTTTGTGAAATTGGTAACATGTACAATTTCGAAGGTCTTTGGGGAATGCATCTTCTAGGTTATAATCCTGGctcaaatttaaaaggaaaagggagCACTTACGGTTAAGATTACAACATACTGCAACCATTTCATATAGAAAACTCATTGCATGTATCCAATTTCACAAAGTAACATAACTGCATGCCTAGGTCATGCATAGATATCAGAAAGCCTTGGTAGTACATCCAAGTATATAAAAACCAAGGATGCAACTGAAACCATCAAATTGCTGTTCAACAGCGAATTCTGCTGATGCTTGAACAATATTAACTATTTTCAGTAATGAAATCTAATCCACTATGTTGCAGGCAATACAAAGACTATTGAATGCTTTTGTAAACAGGCAGTGTGGTGATTTTCAGTAATAAGCAAACCAAACACTAAATGACTAAAGGCGAGTTTTCAATAGCAAAAGAAACCCATGTTTACCTCACCTAATCCCTAACTCCCTTTCCAGCTGACTTCCATAGCCTAGACCTTCCTAAAAGCATATCCAATATCATCCATGCACCACATAATAAATCTATCATTTTCGTTACTCAACTCTAACAATGTCATGGCTAGTGACCATCAGCTTATCTAAATTCCAAATCCTTCAGCTCTAATTGACACCCTGAGACAGTCAATAGATATACAGATTTATGTGCATATTTATCGATCTCTCCAAAATTGCATAAACCAGTACATAAAATGCATAAAATTTAACTCAATATAAACAAACAATCACGGATCCAATCAAGGAATCAAAACATGACCTTCAACACTCCAAATCTAAATgagaaaaaactcaaattaaataaaaactcaaatcaacagatattcttaaacaaaacataataattcataaaaaaatatcaaattaacttcAAATCATTAAGCATGAGTAATTAACACAAAAGGACTGACTTGATTAAACATAACAAACTtctctttatttcttattattccCTTTATCTCCGCCCGAGGATTCCCCTCCCGCTGCCTGTGCTGCCTTCTTGGCCGTCTTTTCTTGCAGCGCTTTGGCGTCTCTACAAAATCAGATCCAAAAAGAAAACTtccaaatttaacaaagaaaaaaatcaaaattaaattcgaaaaaactgaagaagaaaaaagagccGATACCTTTCACGACGCTGTTCAGGAGTCAAACCATcgtctttattttttcctttgccACCGTTACGAGCTTGAGCTCTCTCACGATCTTTCTCTCTTTGATTTCCGCGTGAAAAATGaattaaaggaaacaaaataataaaaataaaattgcataaattaaaagattaaataaaaattgggaGATCTAGAattagcaaagaaaaaatagaaaaggataTGAGCCATTGTTGTAGCTGCTGCTGAGCAGAGACAGAGAGACTCTGTTTTGCGATTTGTtggaggaggagagagagagggagagggagactGGCAACTCAAAGCTAATAgagtggtttttctttttcttttttcttttaaagtctTTTTTTAATGGAGTGGTTTGAGACTCGAGAGTAATAGGTGGCATGACCAAAATCATTGAacgatttattttggttttttcaatgtaaaataaatgttaaagtgatgtaaatatttttataaaagcaaaatatttaagatttttttgtattgttaatAAACTCGagtaatttaataacataaaaaaacaataaataaataaaaaaaactaacaaaaaaatgtttaaaaaacttAGTCCATTCAAGTTCACACATTAAATATACAACTTGGttataatattaagataacctcattaaaagaaaaggaaagtagTTGAGTCCTTAgatttaatggaaaaaaaaaaactaaatttagtATTAAGGTGTTTCTATTGATGAGAGGGTTATTATTAAAGCTAAATTTAGTATTAAAATGTTTGAGAGGGTTACTATTGAGatgtttttaaacttttgtattgcagaaaaaaatagattagagatttgttttttcaacatgttttttttaattgatttagggGTGTTTTGAATTtacaaatcaatatattaagATTCTAAGGATAtttattaagtgttttaaattaaaataaatttaaagatgaTTTTTCTAAGCCAAAAGACAACGGCATGATATTTTAGCCACCTCTTTGATGGCTTAAATTAAGACAAGCAAACGATGAGTCATTTATAATAAAACCGACACATTATGtgctttattattatatttaaaatgttatccatcctgaaaaaaataattaaataccaaGTAGCGGAATTTACTTTACAGGCCCACTCATGCTAGCCTTTTATTTTTGTCGGCCCATCCCTTTGGCCTAGAAACGCTACTTCatatgttttatttcatttaaaaaaattcattgaaattcaatatatatatatatatatatatatatatatatataaagacttaacatgatatttaaatagttttttaattttttcatggttcttaaatgatattatagatTATTATGGGATTGTTAACATTTTTATCAATTACTATATATACGTAATAtgcaaaaataagaaataaaagattgtTCATGGTTATtcaatgaagataaaatttcttttctttaagttttttaatgggttttttacattattttattgtatgtttttttcaatcacaTGCAAAATATTGAGAcatgttttttacaaaaaaaaattacttttgaaatcatttaaaaagcaatacttataataaaaacatgttttttgttcAAACAATCAAAAGATACATTAATAAAGAAATGGAATTTAGGTTGAAGAAATACATTTCTttgctataattttatttgttgttttttaaataaatatttatttttataattatttaattaaataaaaaaataaaaataaaattattaaacccagtAAGTGCTTTTACCTGGGTAAAAGGTTGAGTGAGAGGAAGTGAGAGGAATAGAACTCGAGGAAATTGAGTGAAAAACGCAAGAATTCTTTTTGTGTGCTTACCTTCATGGATGACAATCATATCCACTTTGATGGAGATTGGCCTCTGTTTATAAATACATTCTACATTATTCATCTGTGTTATGATaaggattaaatttattttttttaatataaaaaacatatgcaaacattgttaatattttttagtagaaaaaaataaaatcatgttgaggttgatttaaTATGACCTGATCTATTTgcttggttaaaaaaaaacccatataaataatttaaaagtagTTTGActcgaaaaaataaaattcaaaacgaTATcccagtttaaaaaatattaacataacaatatattggatcaaCCTAGATTAACTTGGATTTATTTGCTAAATTCACGATTTGGATCATAAAACAATGATAACCCTATATATATTAAGCATAtcataacaaattataaaatataatctcttatcaactcaatattgaaaaataaaattaaaaaaaacgatCTAAATCAACctagttaacttgtcaaatttatAAACTGAGTTATGatatcatgataaatttttaaaaatataaattaaaacaaattattcaactaattaaaaagtaaatgacCCAAACTCCTTAATCTGTGTTCTTATTTGAGACAACTTCTCGTAGCCTACCTCCTCCAACCTTCTGGCAATATCCCTGGAATTAATAAGGGAATtaataagggtgtgtttggtattataatagtttttataattgtgatttgaaaaaaattattttataaaaaatatttttgatcgaggttggtttgatatttatatatgtttggttaaaactgtggttgaaattgagattgaacaaaaaatagtgtttggttaagaatacttttcaaattgagattataaaataattaaaaaagatatatattaaaattgatggtttttaatttaaatattttaaatttaactactgctattatatcttgaaataaataatactttatataaaatattttttattatttcattaaactatttacaattctatcacgtacaaaattcatccgacaaggactacgatttttatggttttttgagTGTGCaacaaaattaggtaaaatatcatcatgaataaaattgggattacAATCAAATTCTGAAAATGTTACGCCTTCATgggatctccttctaatttatatagtgacattgaataatattaaatactagtttttttaataaaacataattaaaaataaaaaaaaattatatttttttactagatcAGACCCGGTTCAAAATATTTAGGTTCGGACCGAACCCGGTCTAACCATGAACAGTGAAGATGTTATTCACTGTTCACGTGACTGTGCAAGTAAATTAATTCACTTTgcactgtttatttttgcaaGA
This region includes:
- the LOC18107071 gene encoding uncharacterized protein LOC18107071; translated protein: MARGNQREKDRERAQARNGGKGKNKDDGLTPEQRRERDAKALQEKTAKKAAQAAGGESSGGDKGNNKK